One window of Cygnus olor isolate bCygOlo1 chromosome 28, bCygOlo1.pri.v2, whole genome shotgun sequence genomic DNA carries:
- the CKS1B gene encoding cyclin-dependent kinases regulatory subunit 1 → MAHKQIYYSDKYDDEEFEYRHVMLPKDIAKLVPKTHLMSESEWRNLGVQQSQGWVHYMIHEPEPHILLFRRPLPKKPEK, encoded by the exons atGGCGCACAAGCAGATCTACTACTCGGACAAGTACGACGACGAGGAGTTCGAGTACCG GCACGTGATGCTGCCCAAGGACATCGCCAAGCTGGTGCCCAAGACCCACCTCATGTCCGAGTCGGAGTGGCGCAACCTGGGcgtgcagcagagccagggctgggtgcaCTACATGATCCACGAGCCAG AGCCGCACATCCTCCTCTTCCGACGGCCGCTGCCCAAGAAGCCGGAGAAGTGa